A stretch of DNA from Chitinispirillum alkaliphilum:
ACCCCAGGTTTCTGAGTGATGAGAGTGAATTTTGCTCGATATCAGCTCTTCCAGCTTCTCCTGCACATCCCTGACAAGAGCAGGCTCATATTCCATGGTTGAAACAGATGCAGTAGAACCGATAACAAAAACCGCCACGGTTCCGTTTTGCACTTCACTTCTGCTCACTATCTGCTCTACTTTGGAGGTGATATCCTTTATGTCTGAAAAACCTTTCATCGAAAGCTCGATATATTCACCGATTACCATATTCTGTCCTCCTCCTGAAAAGTTTTTGAGGTTTTTTGATATAGAAAGGGGGAGACCGTCGGGTAACCGGCGGTGCTATGGAACTCTTCTGGGGGATATCGTGAGGGTTGCCGGAACTACATCCGCATGGAATTCACTTACCCCTGAATTCCTTTATCCTGCTTTTTGCCTCTTCCAAACAAACTCAGGATTTTCTTCCAGTAGAGTTTCACCGCATAGAGAGAACCGAGAACAGAAGCAATTACGATTTGAAGTACATAGCTTCCGGTACCCATGTCAATATAACAGTATGCGGGGCTGGTTAATCCCAGTACAAACAGCATTGAAAAAATCAGTTTTACAATCATAAAAATTTTCTCCTTAGGTAGAGAAAATAGTTATGTACCCTGAGACACACCAGTTATTTTGCAACTTTGGAGAATATTTGAAGAACCATTTTCGCTTCGGGGTGAATCCTTTTGCATCTTGAAGAAACGTTCTCTGGCCTCTGAGCGCAGTTTTTTGTTTCTCTTATATCTCACCTGATCCCAGGTTTGGTTTACATCGAGCCCGAAAAGTTCATGGATCAGCTTCAGATAGTAAGCAGCTGCTTTGGAGTAGAGCCGGTGAATAAAAAGCGTTTTCCCCTCTTTTATGCAAAAGTCAAATACCGGATCATACGGTATAAGGGTATCGGTTACTTTGTCCGGATATTTTTTAGTAAGGTCCTTAAGATACTGTTTCTGACGATTGGTGTTTTTAAAGTTATTGGGGATGATTTTTGTTACAGAACACTCGTTTCTGAATTTTTCCCTCAGTACCCGATGCATCTCCTCTATTCCGTTAAGTGCAAAGTAGGACAGTTCTGTGGGGATGAATATCTCATCAGCAGCATGCACAGAAGCTTCCTGAACGATATCTATTCCCGGAGAGTTATCGATCAGTATAAAATCATAAAACCGGTGCAGGGAACTGAACACGATCGCTTTTTGAAGTATGTAAGGGTCTTTTATATCTCCGCTTGACAAGAGTGGGTGTGATGTTATCACGTGGAAATTCTCTATCCCTGTCTCATGTATCGCACCAAGAAGATTCTTACCCGCCATACCCACTGAGCAGCGGTAAACATCACGGATATTCGGATACACCACATCATTATCAAACAGCAATGAAAGATTGTGCTGGCTGTCATTATCTATCGCAAGAACCCTGAACCCTACAAGAGCCAAAGCCTGGGAAACATTGATCGTAAAAGTGGTTTTCCCTACTCCGCCCTTGTAGTTTAATACGGATAATATTTTCATTTTAAAATATCCCGTTCTTAACCAATGAGGTGTCTTTTTATCATACCACCTTTTCATCCTTTGTGCTACAGAAATCATCCTCCCGCTTTTTCGTCACAATTCAATGCTTTTTCCTCCTGAGACAGTATATTTAAAAGAGTGCCAACGAAGAATCTTACCCGAAAAGGAGTTTGTTCTG
This window harbors:
- a CDS encoding Chromosome (plasmid) partitioning protein ParA; the protein is MKILSVLNYKGGVGKTTFTINVSQALALVGFRVLAIDNDSQHNLSLLFDNDVVYPNIRDVYRCSVGMAGKNLLGAIHETGIENFHVITSHPLLSSGDIKDPYILQKAIVFSSLHRFYDFILIDNSPGIDIVQEASVHAADEIFIPTELSYFALNGIEEMHRVLREKFRNECSVTKIIPNNFKNTNRQKQYLKDLTKKYPDKVTDTLIPYDPVFDFCIKEGKTLFIHRLYSKAAAYYLKLIHELFGLDVNQTWDQVRYKRNKKLRSEARERFFKMQKDSPRSENGSSNILQSCKITGVSQGT